A window from Triticum aestivum cultivar Chinese Spring chromosome 6D, IWGSC CS RefSeq v2.1, whole genome shotgun sequence encodes these proteins:
- the LOC123143298 gene encoding histone H4, which produces MSGRGKGGKGLGKGGAKRHRKVLRDNIQGITKPAIRRLARRGGVKRISGLIYEETRGVLKIFLENVIRDAVTYTEHARRKTVTAMDVVYALKRQGRTLYGFGG; this is translated from the coding sequence ATGTCCGGCCGCGGCAAGGGCGGGAAGGGGCTGGGCAAGGGCGGCGCCAAGCGCCACCGGAAGGTGCTCCGCGACAACATCCAGGGCATCACCAAGCCGGCCATCCGCCGTCTGGCCCGCAGGGGCGGCGTGAAGCGCATCTCCgggctcatctacgaggagacccgcggcgtgcTCAAGATCTTCCTGGAGAACGTCATCCGCGACGCCGTCACCTACACCGAGCACGCCCGCCGCAAGACCGTCACCGCCATGGACGTCGTCTACGCCCTCAAGCGCCAGGGCCGCACCCTCTACGGATTCGGCGGCTAG